aaatgagtttattatttacacGCCTAAAATAATTCCGTTACAATCTTTCTCCTAAATATaatctgaattattataatttttttatttaaaataagcactagccaaattttatgatttttatactGAGTATAGAATCTGTATAAactccataaatttataattcttataattttttttgtataattggttaaaaatttacataactTTTGCTTGtgatgtttatatattaaatttttttgaaaagaaaattaccagcacaaatttaaaatattacattgaacatatatatattgtaaaacaTACAAATCCATAATATAatgttctatatttttaagtaatgatatgatatatttttattatgtggatgtgtaatggaaaaaaaaaataaaagttatataacatactttttctataatattatatgcattatgtattgacatgtatttatgtgtattttttaacataatttatttactttataaaatatatttggatatatTAAGCTTGTAACTAATTTTTGtgttccataatttataaaaacttataaattataaatattattcttaaaacaaaatgtgactaaaattttaaatcactgaAAATAGTTGGGGgatatttgaataaaacatatttgatgaagtaaaataaaatgtataaagaTAAATgagaagggcatttttgttctatcaacattaaattattttgtcatggATGTTTTTGTTACCTTTCATACATTAAGGGTATAAATGAGACAAAATGCATAGTTCAGGATGCAAATATATTATGtcgataatatatttaaattaattttcttttcttttcttttttcttttttgaaattaatgcatgggtatatattttattataatttataatttatttttaagtatataagattatttattatatacgtCAACCACATCATGCCACCATGACTAGTATATAATACACATTCAGAGTTTTCTTAGgcaatttatcaatatattggTTAAATTGAAGTTAATACAACCCTGGAATGTGAATTTTGGATTGAATATCTTTTATTcgaattattttctatattctatattatgtaatatataactattatgtgtaattttttttaaataaaataaataacgtattttttttgtacatataatatgtatatatgaaatgtAATAAAGGGCTTGGGCTCATAATCCAAAGCCACAAGAGGCCCACACGTCAGCCCATCTTCAGATTgttggatcaaaattgtaGCATACGTGATGTTATCCATGATTgttggatcaaaattgtaGCATACGTGATGTTATCCATTAAGTTAAGACAGAGCAGTCGGAGCCCCGAAATCCCCCACCCTCCAAAACTCGGGTCATCATGCCCCATTATCTTATTTCCTccgaaaataaaacaaaaaattgcacTAACCCACACAACTATTGCACATGCTTCCATTTGTCCTCCTCTCTTCTTCAATTAatgcttgattttttttaagagaattgttaatataaaatattattatacattaattattgtagTTTCAAAAGTCATATTCTACAATGAAATTAAGGAGTATGTTAGCAATAAATGCGAGGGGTGTAAAATCAATTCTTCCCTTATCTACCATTAATTTGTGCGCATAATTTATCTGCAATGGctaacataataaatacagAATAATTCAAATCGTTCGATCTTGATCTCTTATCTTTTTGTATGAAAAGAATTTAccttatatttggatttgtgttttgggtgttttgttgaatgttttgttttgtgttttggagatagaaggagaaaaatagagataagtaagtgtgtgttgaaaatagatggtatatttcaatttgtgttttgaaataatttaaaatattttaaaataagtggtgtaggtttgatgttgggattttggagacaaaaatcactgtttattgtcaaatcatgtcccttttatattattaaatgtatatatattatatatagaaaattaaaaaataaaaaaatacacagataaggtgtaaaaacacaaaaacaaacattgagtgtgttttatcttatttttaaaaaatgcggAAACATAAATCAAACATTACCTtagctttcttttttaacagTCTTTTGATTGACTTTCTTATCTCCGTTACTATAATTAGAATTCACAAtagaaaaaagcaaaaaaggaCGGCTAATAAAGAGTTGATTGTGCTTTGCATTTAAGTTGGCAATGCTGCCgtcattacatttatttttggtacgagaggtcaaataattatattctatgtgtatagtaattttattaccCATTATTAtaacatacttatttaattttagttaatcgattacatttacataattaatagaGTGTCGTTATTTAAGGTGGAGACTATGagtttatacaaaattttcaatttttgaactttaacGAACATTCCGAAACaaatttttgtacaatttattttcaccacaaaaaataagctTGTGAGAAGTAGGGGTTGAAGGGTGTCATTATGGCATGGATGGGGGAAGTTATTTCAcccaacaaaattatttatggcATTTATTTCTTGGTTGAGGAATGGCCCACCCATAATTAAGTACCACCCCATCACAATCATTATTCCTTTCGATGTCATTATGCCAAAAGCTGCTTGACAGCGATTCGGCGGATTGTTCGGTTTGAATGACCTAATAGAGAGTGGTCACGGGACGTTAAGTGGGTTGCAAGGaaataaagaggaaaacaTATGATTAACTTGGCTTATCGTACACTTCTGCCTActtgcatttaccacatttgaAGGGAACGAAATTTGAGACGCTTTAAGCATACAGAGCGACCACCGAATATAATAGCCACCATTATTGTGGAAtatattagacagaggattatcagtgttaatttatctcgttctgttagttcatATGTGTTATATAGATGAtagcgtatcccttggcctgtcgagggagaaacaaCACTGTTGTATTGtacgatcttgttttattaacgactcataaatcagatttgttttattttttatcgtaTTCGTTAATGGATTAGcacttttaatttcataacctataaaaattaatattttcagtcTTCATATACTTTTTCGTTTATAATTTAACGGCGTAGGTCATGTGCCCAACACGTGGtcgttaagtatttttggttgCAGATAAAATCGACATATTTTTCAGCTTGGGACCACTTTTGTTGGGgaaatataactatatttaagtggaaaaaataaatattgaagaaaactAAGGCAAAAAAGcgagatttttcttttctattataaaaattgaatcatgCCCTTCCCTATATTTCTGTAAATTGAAGCAAAGTACAAGCAATACccataatcatatttttcacaaatgAATCAAATACGCCAAGTGGAGCATTCATATGCTACTACGGAAAGTATAACCAATTCTTCCTACAGccaaaaatacttaacgaTCATGTCCAGGGCAGGTGGCCTACACCATTAACTTGTAGaggaaaaaattgatgatgatcaaaagtgttaatttttataaattacgagactaaaaatgttaaaCTTGCAATGAACCAGACCAAAAGTAAAATAGGTTTAACTtatgcaacaaaaaatgatattttccCTTCATCATTCAACCCAAAAATCCCATTTTACACCAATACCAGTTTTCTCCCTTGAAACATCAATAAGagttaatatcataattaattaggatAATTACGCCATACTTGATTGAAGATTCGGttgaattatacataaatatcttataatttgaaaaattatatttagtatatttgatgtttgttttcgtctaacaaatatattcattcattagtagaaattcattaaattttgtttatattgcaaaattattgaatgaCAATTTATATTCACTAacattgatttattgcaagtcaaaatattttttttaccaaatcgTACTTATACATATCCAcacactaatgcatgtgagaaggtATATCTTTACCCTCACAATAttcatttgattaaaaaaaaaattttttatgacatgcaataagtcagtaataagacAGTTGGggtaaattcaaatttttttggctaatttaaataaattaggtgaattttaattgatgaaagaatTTACCTACTAAAcgaaaacaaatattagagatattgaatgtaattttttaaattataaaaaatttaaaaattaattatacgaaaTATTACAAGAGacgttgtaattattcctaattaatttacgtaaaattttatatagttgaaattttaaGTGTGGATGTGGTGCttacatcaaaataaaataaaaaaactaaaatacaacaaataaataataaactattatCAGAAtgaatatatacacacacttcattatttgaataagaatGCCTCGTCGGAAAAAGCAGCGTTATAGTAAAGCATTCAGCAAGCTTAAAAAAGGGAATTTCAAGAATCCTACTCATCATCAGACATTGATATCAGAAACAAAGTCCACAAAATTGCTCAATGGACCTAAAACGCGAAATGTGAAACTGGGTTAACGATGAATCCGTGACCGCATAGGAGAtaacgaaaaagaaaaaggaaaaaggagtGCTTGAAATGACTGAGAGTAATGTCCAAAAGTTTGATAGAGAGGGGGTCCATGTTCTGTTCACGTGGTGATGCTTCCTATAAAGAAGAtactcaaaaataatttaaaaaaaagaagagctTTTTTGAGTGCCAAATTTCTCACTTTTTCTTGTGCTTTTTTAGTCTcagatttgatttttatggCCCTTTTTGAACTCGAGACAAAGGGAGCATTAATAGCGAAAAAGAGGTAAATTTGATGGCATCCTGATGATTATTGAAAGCCCTTTTCAAGATTTGAGTTTTTGctttaaattcaattcaatttgctgAGGtgaaaatgtagaaaaatgAGTTCTTTAACTTTCAACTTCAAGTAAAGCAGAAACATGGATTTATTCATGCAGACAACCCAAAGGGCAGTTTCCTCTTTGGCCCATTACATCATCTTTTCCACAGTGtgtgaataatatatagtatgtCTGTGATAAagtattttcttgaataaagGAGTTGTGGGTTTTGTTCGTGGAGTGtgattttgtattatttttttcattcattgaAGTTGGTAGGAATTTTGTCATGTCAGTCATCAGGCAAAGCTTCtttcttcataaaaatacttacCTTGTACTGTagtgtatgtatgtgtatttATGTACAGTGAATTTGTATGTATAGATGTGTAGAACGAGGGTGGATAGTGGCTTTGATAGTCCATTTAAAGTCGCCTTTATTCTTGTGGGCTCAAGTTGGTGTGACTGATTTGATAATGCAACTGTCGTTGAATCATGTGAATTTGGCTATCTCTCACACTTTGTACattctcttgttttttccTCTGTAAGagtataaatttgttttttcatctTTACCTTATTGTCTGAGCTTTCTGATTACCCCTTTATTTGGTGCTACTGTGTGTGTAATGTGAGAGAGTGAAATTGATGGAACTTctagaattttgtttttttaaaacaatctTTATCTGAAAAGGGGGGATGGGTGGGGAGGGGGTGGGGGTACACATTTCGTGCtgttcttttcttggtttcttGCTTATATTCAGGGGAAAGCACTAGTGATGAGGGTTAAGGGCTTTCACTTATTGTCAACCataaaaacaaaggaaaaaatggaatgagcttcatttcatttgggactaaaaatatacttgTGATTTGATCTGATAGATCAGAATTCTTGTAGCCCtgatttctattttcttgcatTGTGGGAACAAATGTTAGTTACTCTAAATTGATGAAAAGGATGGTGGTGCCCACATGGGTTTACTCTTAGGTGGGCAAAAGTTTGGTGTTTTTCATTTGTTCTTGTTGGAAATTAGATTTATGAGTCGGTGTCATTTAGGTTGTTTTTCTCATAGCATCACCCTCACAGATTGCTTGCTTATCCTTTTCCTCTCAGCGTATGGTATCATCTTGGGTATTGCTTCAGTGAGAATCTGCACCTAATTCTTGGTACTTTTCAGCAACCCAACACAAGAAGTTCATACAATGAGTATGGATCTTGGCTATGGAAAGTGTTGGAGCACTTCAAAGGTTTGTCCATTTTTCACTTGTTTCTGCATTTACAAGAGGTTTTTGTACAACTTAGTTAAAGCCCTTTACTGTTCTGGGGATTGGAATATGTGGGCATAgtttcaattttcagtttgTTTATTCTCAAATCAGACAGAAAATCTTAGATTGTTTTTATTTGCTGCATTTCAGAAGGATTCTTGGAAGACTACTCTGCTATTAGCTTACCAGAGTCTTGGTGTAGTCTATGGGGACCTCAGCATTTCCCCTCTGTATGTGTACAAGAGCACATTTGCAGAAGACATTCATCACTCAGAAACAAATGAAGAGATCTTTGgtgttctttcttttgttttctggaCTTTAACTCTGGTCCCTCTGTTCAAATATGTCTTTATAGTGCTTCGAGCCGATGACAACGGAGAAGGCAAGTATCTGAATGGATACACTATGTTCTTTTACCCAATTTACTTATGCAAATTAAGTGTCTTCTACTTGGTTCTTGCAGGTGGTACTTTTGCTCTGTATTCTCTAATATGCAGGCATGCGAAAGTTGGCCTTCTCCCGAACCGACAGCTCGCTGATGAAGCTCTATCGACATATAAACTCGAGCGCCCTCCAGAGACGAAGAACAGTTCAAAGGTGAAAACGGTGCTTGAGAATCATAAGTCATTGCATATTGCTTTGCTAATTCTGGTTCTACTAGGGACTTGTATGGTTATTGGAGATGGGCTACTCACTCCAGCAATATCCGGTGGGTGAACTTTACTTagtttttcatgttttattttgatttgctGATCTTGGTTTGATGATAAGTAACATGGcaatccttttcttctttttgcagTTTTTTCTGCTGTTTCTGGCCTTGAGTTATCAATGTCTAAGGATCACCACCAATGTAAgcttatttttcatgaattcTTGCAGTACAGATGTTGGGTTCTTGTTCTTTGTATCAAATTTGTGGGTTTTGCATGATAGCTGAAGGTTCATAGAAATTTGCTCAAACAATGTAGTGGAAGGAAAGATAATTGAAGCAACCACTAGActgttatatattttcagtttAAAATAGTGGGTGAATTTACATCTCTATTCGATCCGCTTTTGCAGATGCAATGATTCCAATTACTTGCTTCATATTAGTGTGCCTATTTGCTTTACAACACTACGGCACCCATCGCGTCGGCTTCTGCTTTGCGCCAATAGTGTTGACTTGGTTATTATGCATCAGTGGTCTTGGCTTGTATAATATCTTTCACTGGAATCGACATGTGTACCAAGCGCTTTCCCCTACTTACATGATAAGGTTCTTGAAGAAGACTAGAAAAGGTGGATGGATGTCTTTGGGTGGCATTCTTTTGTGCATAACAGGTAAAATTCTTTCATATCGTTGGGATAACTTTCTAAAGTTCTTAGTTGGCATATCGAATCCTGCATTATAGAATCATATATTAACTGGTCGTTTTATGATTATAGCAAGTTGATAAGTATCACACGCCACTTGTCAGACTTGAAATGggcttttaataaaataattcaactgGAGCAAAtcttaatttctcatttgCCGCCTGGACTAGAAACACAATCTTCATTTAGTGTGGTTTTTGCCTGATGTGCCTTGCATTTATCCTGATATACTGATTCACGATCAGCTTTAATAATCATTTACCGCTCCTTGGAAGTTTCCTATGAAAGAAAAGTGCCAATAAGTTGATTTCCGTCATGCAGGCTCCGAAGCCATGTTTGCTGATCTTGGCCATTTCTCATATGCAGCAATTCAGGTGAGTTCTAGCCTAGAAAATTTGTCGATTTTGGCTGATGTGTTAATGATGAAGTATGATAGctctatattttattctaaacaCACGGGGACCTGTTCCTTTGTTTGAAACTTTTAGTTCGTGGCTCTTTATCCTGCTGCAGATAGCTTTCACCTTTTTGGTTTATCCGGCGCTAATATTGGCATATATGGGTCAAGCAGCTTTCTTATCAAGGCATCATCACACAATCCACAAGATTGGGTTTTACGTGTCGGTTCCAGGTAAGGTGATATCAGTGTCCTAATATTTTGCAACAGAAAGTGTAAGGCAGCCGGCATTTGTATCAAAAGATTGGCTTCTTTATATGGCCTGTAGTGTCTTTTGTGTCATGATTACTGATATGACTGTGGTGATATTCTGAAATAGAAAGTGTGAGATGGCCAGTGCTCGTAGTGGCAATACTCGCTTCAGTTGTGGGGAGTCAAGCAATCATCAGCGGGACATTCTCTATAATCAACCAAAGTCAGTCGCTTGGTTGTTTTCCAAGGGTTAAGGTTGTTCACACCTCTGAAAAGATACACGGTCAGATTTACATACCGGAGATCAACTGGATGCTCATGATCCTGTGCATTGCAGTAACCATTGGATTTCGAGACATAAAACACATGGGAAACGCATCAGGTAAGTCACTCGGAACAGCATTATGCCGACTCCCTGGAGGGCCCGGGAAACATCAAGTTGAATCTCATAGCTTCAATTTTGCCCAAGTATgcaaatttctaaaaaaaattagttcaGATTGAGACCAATGGAGAGTAACTGCTTGatatttgattgatttggtGTGACCAAACTCGGTTTGGGCaagaagtttaaaaaattttgtaattgttgaaCTATTTGGGTTTATGGTCCACATGGCTAATTCTTGTTGTATCATCCTGCAACCCAATTTAAATTGGCAAAATTAGCTCAAGATTGTATCATGATCGTTTTCCGGTTACTTGCAGGATTGGCGGTAATGGCAGTGATGCTGGTGACCACTTGCCTAACTTCACTAGTAATCATTCTCTGTTGGCACAAGCCTCCACTTGTGGCCTTGTGTTTCCTGCTCTTCTTCGGATCCATTGAGTTGCTATACTTCTCTGCTTCCCTCATTAAGTTCCTCGAAGGTGCCTGGCTCCCGATCCTGCTCGCTCTCTTCCTTGTCACGGTCATGTTTGTTTGGCACTATGCTACCATCAAGAAGTACGAATACGACCTCCACAACAAGGTTTCACTGGAATGGCTGTTAGCCTTAGGTCCCAGCTTAGGAATCGCTCGGGTTCCAGGAATTGGCCTTGTATTCACTGATCTCACCTCTGGTATTCCTGCCAATTTCTCTCGTTTTGTGACCAATCTCCCTGCCTTCCATCGTATCCTCGTTTTCGTTTGTATAAAATCCGTCCCCGTGCCGTTTGTACCCCCAGCCGAGAGGTATCTCGTAGGCCGTGTTGGCCCAGCAACTCATCGCTCTTATAGGTGCATTGTTCGTTATGGATACCGGGATGTTCACCAGGACATTGACTCATTCGAGTCTGAACTCGTCAGCAGGCTGGCTGACTTCATACGCTATGACTGGTACAAGACACATGGAATCATAGATCCATGCAACGAGGATGACGGCTCTCGATCCATTGCATCGTCAAGCGAGTGCAGGTTAGCCGTGATAGGGACGGTTGCTTTTTCTGGCACATCAGCATTTGAGATTGAGGACAGTGTTGAACCTGCCAGTGTCTCGGTCGGTTTTCCAACAGTCAACAGTGTAACCGATGTTATTGAGATGGAGTCGTCGGGTGTGGTGGAAAGACGGGTGAGATTTGTTCTTGACAACGAATCTGAAACCAACGGCCGATCCGAAATGGAGGTTCAGCTCCAGGAAGAGCTGAAGGACTTGTATGAAGCCCAGCAATCAGGGACTGCGTTTATCCTTGGGCACTCTCACGTCCGGGCGAAACAAGGGTCCTCTCTGTTGAAGAGGGTGGCCATAAATTTTGGGTATAATTTCCTTAGAAGGAATTGTAGGGGGGCAGATGTGGCTCTGAAGGTGCCCCCAGCATCTCTACTTGAGGTTGGCATGG
The window above is part of the Sesamum indicum cultivar Zhongzhi No. 13 linkage group LG7, S_indicum_v1.0, whole genome shotgun sequence genome. Proteins encoded here:
- the LOC105166992 gene encoding potassium transporter 2; translation: MSMDLGYGKCWSTSKKDSWKTTLLLAYQSLGVVYGDLSISPLYVYKSTFAEDIHHSETNEEIFGVLSFVFWTLTLVPLFKYVFIVLRADDNGEGGTFALYSLICRHAKVGLLPNRQLADEALSTYKLERPPETKNSSKVKTVLENHKSLHIALLILVLLGTCMVIGDGLLTPAISVFSAVSGLELSMSKDHHQYAMIPITCFILVCLFALQHYGTHRVGFCFAPIVLTWLLCISGLGLYNIFHWNRHVYQALSPTYMIRFLKKTRKGGWMSLGGILLCITGSEAMFADLGHFSYAAIQIAFTFLVYPALILAYMGQAAFLSRHHHTIHKIGFYVSVPESVRWPVLVVAILASVVGSQAIISGTFSIINQSQSLGCFPRVKVVHTSEKIHGQIYIPEINWMLMILCIAVTIGFRDIKHMGNASGLAVMAVMLVTTCLTSLVIILCWHKPPLVALCFLLFFGSIELLYFSASLIKFLEGAWLPILLALFLVTVMFVWHYATIKKYEYDLHNKVSLEWLLALGPSLGIARVPGIGLVFTDLTSGIPANFSRFVTNLPAFHRILVFVCIKSVPVPFVPPAERYLVGRVGPATHRSYRCIVRYGYRDVHQDIDSFESELVSRLADFIRYDWYKTHGIIDPCNEDDGSRSIASSSECRLAVIGTVAFSGTSAFEIEDSVEPASVSVGFPTVNSVTDVIEMESSGVVERRVRFVLDNESETNGRSEMEVQLQEELKDLYEAQQSGTAFILGHSHVRAKQGSSLLKRVAINFGYNFLRRNCRGADVALKVPPASLLEVGMVYIV